A genomic window from Amia ocellicauda isolate fAmiCal2 chromosome 15, fAmiCal2.hap1, whole genome shotgun sequence includes:
- the usp15 gene encoding ubiquitin carboxyl-terminal hydrolase 15 isoform X2: protein MHLQCHHSCKAPLLIGCDPLPPGPDVAPLTLAFPGCSGPCWGKMAEGGAADLETQRAEIAALLKTQLRKGDTWYLVDSRWFKQWKKYVGFDSWDKYQMGDQNVYPGPVDNSGLLKDGDSLALKEHLIDELDYILVPTDGWNKLVSWYGLTESQEPIARKVVEQGMFVKHCKVEVYLTELKLCEDGNMDNVVTRRFSKADTIDTIEKEMRKMFSIPDEKETRLWNKYMSNTFEPLNKPDSTIQDAGLYQGQVLVIEQKNEDGTWPRGSSTPNVKNSNYCIPSYPPYNSYDYSEPGRHNEQAGLCGLCNLGNTCFMNSAVQCLSNIPPLTEYFLKDKYQDELNMDNPLGMRGEIAKVYAELIKQIWSGKYSYVTPRPFKTQVGRFAPQFSGYQQQDSQELLAFLLDGLHEDLNRIRKKPYIQLKDAEGRPDKVVAEEAWENHIKRNDSIIVDIFHGLFKSTLVCPVCSKVSVTFDPFCYLTLPLPMKKERTLEVYLVRLDPLAKPMQYKLIVPKVGYISDLCASLSALSGVPADKMIVTDIYNHRFHRIFATNENLSSIMERDDIYVFEIAVNRVEDTEHVVIPVHLREKYRQSGYNHTSSPLFGQPFLITVPRSLSEDKFYNMLLMRMCRYVRTSPEHEEEEETHCAKDHGINGNGSNGVLEEGSPSEMETDEQDEESSQDQELPSENDNSQSEESVGGDNDLENGIGPEQTCKGHQCVGHKKRLFTFQFNNMGKTDFSYIKEEPRQIRFDDGHLRLSDRSYLSLDWEPELKNNYFDDSAAEDFEKHESMEYKPQKKAFFKLKDCIELFTTKEKLGAEDPWYCPNCKQHQQATKKLDLWSLPPVLVVHLKRFSYSRYMRDKLDSLVDFPISDLDMSEFLINPNAGPCRYDLIAVSNHYGGMGGGHYTAFAKNKDDNKWFYFDDSSVSPASEEQIVSKAAYVLFYQRQDTISGTGYFALDREDQDAATALGASAQSDEDLIENNDNDNDNEEHDLNNEICMHTN, encoded by the exons ATGCATCTCCAGTGCCACCACAGTTGCAAGGCGCCtctgctgattggctgcgaCCCCCTGCCTCCTGGTCCCGACGTAGCGCCACTGACGCTCGCCTTCCCAGGATGCAGCGGGCCCTGCTGGGGAAAGATGGCGGAGGGAGGAGCGGCTGATCTGGAAACTCAGCGAGCGGAGATCGCGGCGCTGTTAAAGACGCAGCTTCGGAAGGGAGACACTTG GTACTTGGTAGATAGTCGCTGGTTCAAGCAGTGGAAGAAATATGTCGGCTTTGACAGCTGGGACAAATACCAGATGGGAGACCAGAATGTGTACCCTGGACCGGTTGATAATTCAGGACTCCTCAAAG ATGGTGACTCCCTCGCCCTCAAGGAACACCTCATCGATGAGCTGGACTACATCCTGGTCCCCACGGACGGGTGGAATAAGCTCGTCAGCTGGTATGGGTTGACCGAGAGTCAGGAGCCAATAGCACGCAAG GTGGTTGAACAGGGTATGTTTGTGAAGCACTGCAAAGTGGAGGTCTATCTCACAGAACTGAAGCTATGTGAGGATGGCAACATGGACAATGTTGTAACAAGACGGTTTAGTAAAGCAGACACGATAG ATACCATTGAAAAAGAGATGAGGAAAATGTTCAGTATACCCGATGAAAAGGAAACTCGGTTGTGGAACAAGTACATGAGCAACACGTTTGAGCCTCTGAATAAACCTGACAGCACCATTCAAGATGCTGGTCTCTACCAAGGACAG GTTCTTGTAATAGAGCAAAAAAATGAGGATGGAACGTGGCCAAGAGGCTCTTCTACACCCAA TGTAAAAAACTCAAACTACTGTATCCCGTCATATCCTCCATATAACAGCTATGACTATTCAGAGCCAGGAAGACACAATGAgcaggctggcctgtgtggccTCTGTAACCTGGGGAACACTTGCTTTATGAACTCTGCTGTCCAG TGTTTAAGCAATATACCTCCACTCACGGAATACTTCCTCAAAGATAAATACCAGGATGAACTCAACATGGACAACCCTTTGGGAATGCGAGGTGAAATAGCCAAAGTGTACGCAGAACTGATCAAGCAAATATGGTCGGGAAAATACAGCTATGTTACCCCAAGGCCTTTTAAG aCGCAAGTTGGCAGGTTTGCACCTCAGTTTTCAGGCTACCAGCAGCAAGACTCTCAAGAGCTCCTGGCTTTTCTTCTTGATGGGCTACACGAAGATCTCAACAGAATAAGAAAAAAGCCATACATCCAGCTGAAAGATGCAGAGGGGAGACCAGATAAG GTTGTTGCTGAGGAAGCCTGGGAAAATCATATAAAAAGGAATGATTCGATCATTGTGGATATATTCCATGGACTCTTCAAATCTACCTTAGTCTGTCCTGTGTGTTCCAAAGTTTCAGTGACCTTTGACCCTTTCTGTTACCTGACACTTCCTCTCCCCATGAAAAAAGAACGCACTCTGGAGGTCTATCTGGTCAGATTGGATCCCCTTGCAAAACCAATGCAG TACAAACTGATTGTACCCAAGGTTGGGTACATTTCAGACCTCTGTGCTTCTCTCTCTGCTTTATCTGGTGTACCTGCAGACAAG ATGATTGTAACAGATATATACAACCATCGATTTCATAGAATATTTGCTACGAATGAAAATTTAAGTAGTATCATGGAACGGGATGACATTTATGT CTTTGAAATAGCTGTAAACCGGGTCGAGGACACCGAGCATGTTGTCATCCCTGTTCATCTGCGGGAGAAATACCGGCAGTCAGGTTACAACCACACCAGCTCGCCTTTGTTCGGGCAGCCCTTCCTCATCACGGTGCCCAGGAGCCTCAGTGAGGACAAGTTCTACAACATGCTGCTCATGAGGATGTG CCGATATGTTAGAACCTCACCAGAGcacgaggaggaggaagagacgCACTGTGCCAAAGACCACGGGATCAACGGCAATGGCAGCAACGGCGTGCTGGAGGAGGGCTCACCGA GTGAGATGGAGACGGACGAACAGGATGAGGAGTCCAGTCAGGACCAGGAGCTCCCTTCTGAGAATGAcaacagccaatcagaggaGTCCGTGGGTGGAGACAATGACCTGGAGAACGGGATTGGTCCAGAACAAACATGCAAAGGACATCAGTGTGTGGGACACAAAAAACGACTTTTTACATTCCAGTTCAATAACATGGGCAAAACAGACTTCAGCTACATCAAAGAGGAACCCAGGCAGATTCGGTTTGATGATGGGCATCTGAGGCTCAGCG ATAGGTCGTATCTCTCTTTGGACTGGGAGCCTGAACTGAAGAACAACTACTTTGATGACAGTGCAGCGGAG GATTTTGAGAAGCATGAAAGCATGGAGTATAAACCTCAGAAAAAGGCctttttcaaattgaaagactGCATTGAGCTCTTCACTACAAAGGAGAAACTAGGAGCAGAAGATCCATG GTACTGTCCAAACTGTAAACAACACCAGCAAGCCACAAAGAAGCTGGACCTGTGGTCTCTGCCCCCTGTGCTCGTAGTGCACCTCAAGCGCTTCTCCTACAGCCGCTACATGAGGGACAAGCTGGACTCCCTGGTGGATTTCCCTATAAG TGATTTGGACATGTCCGAGTTCCTGATCAATCCCAATGCTGGCCCTTGTCGATATGATCTGATCGCTGTTTCTAATCATTATGGAGGAATGGGTGGTGGACACT ATACCGCCTTTGCTAAGAATAAAGATGACAACAAGTGGTTCTACTTTGATGACAGTAGCGTTTCCCCTGCATCTGAGGAGCAAATAGTG TCAAAGGCTGCGTACGTGCTGTTCTACCAGAGGCAGGACACAATAAGTGGCACTGGTTACTTCGCACTGGATCGAGAAGACCAGGACGCCGCCACGGCTCTGGGAGCTAGTGCTCAGAGCGACGAGGACTTGATTGAGAACAATGACAACGACAATGACAATGAGGAGCATGATCTAAATAACGAAATCTGTATGCACACTAACTGA
- the usp15 gene encoding ubiquitin carboxyl-terminal hydrolase 15 isoform X1: protein MHLQCHHSCKAPLLIGCDPLPPGPDVAPLTLAFPGCSGPCWGKMAEGGAADLETQRAEIAALLKTQLRKGDTWYLVDSRWFKQWKKYVGFDSWDKYQMGDQNVYPGPVDNSGLLKDGDSLALKEHLIDELDYILVPTDGWNKLVSWYGLTESQEPIARKVVEQGMFVKHCKVEVYLTELKLCEDGNMDNVVTRRFSKADTIDTIEKEMRKMFSIPDEKETRLWNKYMSNTFEPLNKPDSTIQDAGLYQGQVLVIEQKNEDGTWPRGSSTPKSSGASNLSTLPKISPSSLTNNYNSFNNRNVKNSNYCIPSYPPYNSYDYSEPGRHNEQAGLCGLCNLGNTCFMNSAVQCLSNIPPLTEYFLKDKYQDELNMDNPLGMRGEIAKVYAELIKQIWSGKYSYVTPRPFKTQVGRFAPQFSGYQQQDSQELLAFLLDGLHEDLNRIRKKPYIQLKDAEGRPDKVVAEEAWENHIKRNDSIIVDIFHGLFKSTLVCPVCSKVSVTFDPFCYLTLPLPMKKERTLEVYLVRLDPLAKPMQYKLIVPKVGYISDLCASLSALSGVPADKMIVTDIYNHRFHRIFATNENLSSIMERDDIYVFEIAVNRVEDTEHVVIPVHLREKYRQSGYNHTSSPLFGQPFLITVPRSLSEDKFYNMLLMRMCRYVRTSPEHEEEEETHCAKDHGINGNGSNGVLEEGSPSEMETDEQDEESSQDQELPSENDNSQSEESVGGDNDLENGIGPEQTCKGHQCVGHKKRLFTFQFNNMGKTDFSYIKEEPRQIRFDDGHLRLSDRSYLSLDWEPELKNNYFDDSAAEDFEKHESMEYKPQKKAFFKLKDCIELFTTKEKLGAEDPWYCPNCKQHQQATKKLDLWSLPPVLVVHLKRFSYSRYMRDKLDSLVDFPISDLDMSEFLINPNAGPCRYDLIAVSNHYGGMGGGHYTAFAKNKDDNKWFYFDDSSVSPASEEQIVSKAAYVLFYQRQDTISGTGYFALDREDQDAATALGASAQSDEDLIENNDNDNDNEEHDLNNEICMHTN, encoded by the exons ATGCATCTCCAGTGCCACCACAGTTGCAAGGCGCCtctgctgattggctgcgaCCCCCTGCCTCCTGGTCCCGACGTAGCGCCACTGACGCTCGCCTTCCCAGGATGCAGCGGGCCCTGCTGGGGAAAGATGGCGGAGGGAGGAGCGGCTGATCTGGAAACTCAGCGAGCGGAGATCGCGGCGCTGTTAAAGACGCAGCTTCGGAAGGGAGACACTTG GTACTTGGTAGATAGTCGCTGGTTCAAGCAGTGGAAGAAATATGTCGGCTTTGACAGCTGGGACAAATACCAGATGGGAGACCAGAATGTGTACCCTGGACCGGTTGATAATTCAGGACTCCTCAAAG ATGGTGACTCCCTCGCCCTCAAGGAACACCTCATCGATGAGCTGGACTACATCCTGGTCCCCACGGACGGGTGGAATAAGCTCGTCAGCTGGTATGGGTTGACCGAGAGTCAGGAGCCAATAGCACGCAAG GTGGTTGAACAGGGTATGTTTGTGAAGCACTGCAAAGTGGAGGTCTATCTCACAGAACTGAAGCTATGTGAGGATGGCAACATGGACAATGTTGTAACAAGACGGTTTAGTAAAGCAGACACGATAG ATACCATTGAAAAAGAGATGAGGAAAATGTTCAGTATACCCGATGAAAAGGAAACTCGGTTGTGGAACAAGTACATGAGCAACACGTTTGAGCCTCTGAATAAACCTGACAGCACCATTCAAGATGCTGGTCTCTACCAAGGACAG GTTCTTGTAATAGAGCAAAAAAATGAGGATGGAACGTGGCCAAGAGGCTCTTCTACACCCAA gtCATCAGGTGCTTCCAATCTTTCAACTTTACCAAAGATCTCTCCCTCATCTCTAACAAACAATTATAACAGCTTCAACAACAGAAA TGTAAAAAACTCAAACTACTGTATCCCGTCATATCCTCCATATAACAGCTATGACTATTCAGAGCCAGGAAGACACAATGAgcaggctggcctgtgtggccTCTGTAACCTGGGGAACACTTGCTTTATGAACTCTGCTGTCCAG TGTTTAAGCAATATACCTCCACTCACGGAATACTTCCTCAAAGATAAATACCAGGATGAACTCAACATGGACAACCCTTTGGGAATGCGAGGTGAAATAGCCAAAGTGTACGCAGAACTGATCAAGCAAATATGGTCGGGAAAATACAGCTATGTTACCCCAAGGCCTTTTAAG aCGCAAGTTGGCAGGTTTGCACCTCAGTTTTCAGGCTACCAGCAGCAAGACTCTCAAGAGCTCCTGGCTTTTCTTCTTGATGGGCTACACGAAGATCTCAACAGAATAAGAAAAAAGCCATACATCCAGCTGAAAGATGCAGAGGGGAGACCAGATAAG GTTGTTGCTGAGGAAGCCTGGGAAAATCATATAAAAAGGAATGATTCGATCATTGTGGATATATTCCATGGACTCTTCAAATCTACCTTAGTCTGTCCTGTGTGTTCCAAAGTTTCAGTGACCTTTGACCCTTTCTGTTACCTGACACTTCCTCTCCCCATGAAAAAAGAACGCACTCTGGAGGTCTATCTGGTCAGATTGGATCCCCTTGCAAAACCAATGCAG TACAAACTGATTGTACCCAAGGTTGGGTACATTTCAGACCTCTGTGCTTCTCTCTCTGCTTTATCTGGTGTACCTGCAGACAAG ATGATTGTAACAGATATATACAACCATCGATTTCATAGAATATTTGCTACGAATGAAAATTTAAGTAGTATCATGGAACGGGATGACATTTATGT CTTTGAAATAGCTGTAAACCGGGTCGAGGACACCGAGCATGTTGTCATCCCTGTTCATCTGCGGGAGAAATACCGGCAGTCAGGTTACAACCACACCAGCTCGCCTTTGTTCGGGCAGCCCTTCCTCATCACGGTGCCCAGGAGCCTCAGTGAGGACAAGTTCTACAACATGCTGCTCATGAGGATGTG CCGATATGTTAGAACCTCACCAGAGcacgaggaggaggaagagacgCACTGTGCCAAAGACCACGGGATCAACGGCAATGGCAGCAACGGCGTGCTGGAGGAGGGCTCACCGA GTGAGATGGAGACGGACGAACAGGATGAGGAGTCCAGTCAGGACCAGGAGCTCCCTTCTGAGAATGAcaacagccaatcagaggaGTCCGTGGGTGGAGACAATGACCTGGAGAACGGGATTGGTCCAGAACAAACATGCAAAGGACATCAGTGTGTGGGACACAAAAAACGACTTTTTACATTCCAGTTCAATAACATGGGCAAAACAGACTTCAGCTACATCAAAGAGGAACCCAGGCAGATTCGGTTTGATGATGGGCATCTGAGGCTCAGCG ATAGGTCGTATCTCTCTTTGGACTGGGAGCCTGAACTGAAGAACAACTACTTTGATGACAGTGCAGCGGAG GATTTTGAGAAGCATGAAAGCATGGAGTATAAACCTCAGAAAAAGGCctttttcaaattgaaagactGCATTGAGCTCTTCACTACAAAGGAGAAACTAGGAGCAGAAGATCCATG GTACTGTCCAAACTGTAAACAACACCAGCAAGCCACAAAGAAGCTGGACCTGTGGTCTCTGCCCCCTGTGCTCGTAGTGCACCTCAAGCGCTTCTCCTACAGCCGCTACATGAGGGACAAGCTGGACTCCCTGGTGGATTTCCCTATAAG TGATTTGGACATGTCCGAGTTCCTGATCAATCCCAATGCTGGCCCTTGTCGATATGATCTGATCGCTGTTTCTAATCATTATGGAGGAATGGGTGGTGGACACT ATACCGCCTTTGCTAAGAATAAAGATGACAACAAGTGGTTCTACTTTGATGACAGTAGCGTTTCCCCTGCATCTGAGGAGCAAATAGTG TCAAAGGCTGCGTACGTGCTGTTCTACCAGAGGCAGGACACAATAAGTGGCACTGGTTACTTCGCACTGGATCGAGAAGACCAGGACGCCGCCACGGCTCTGGGAGCTAGTGCTCAGAGCGACGAGGACTTGATTGAGAACAATGACAACGACAATGACAATGAGGAGCATGATCTAAATAACGAAATCTGTATGCACACTAACTGA
- the usp15 gene encoding ubiquitin carboxyl-terminal hydrolase 15 isoform X4, with protein MFVKHCKVEVYLTELKLCEDGNMDNVVTRRFSKADTIDTIEKEMRKMFSIPDEKETRLWNKYMSNTFEPLNKPDSTIQDAGLYQGQVLVIEQKNEDGTWPRGSSTPKSSGASNLSTLPKISPSSLTNNYNSFNNRNVKNSNYCIPSYPPYNSYDYSEPGRHNEQAGLCGLCNLGNTCFMNSAVQCLSNIPPLTEYFLKDKYQDELNMDNPLGMRGEIAKVYAELIKQIWSGKYSYVTPRPFKTQVGRFAPQFSGYQQQDSQELLAFLLDGLHEDLNRIRKKPYIQLKDAEGRPDKVVAEEAWENHIKRNDSIIVDIFHGLFKSTLVCPVCSKVSVTFDPFCYLTLPLPMKKERTLEVYLVRLDPLAKPMQYKLIVPKVGYISDLCASLSALSGVPADKMIVTDIYNHRFHRIFATNENLSSIMERDDIYVFEIAVNRVEDTEHVVIPVHLREKYRQSGYNHTSSPLFGQPFLITVPRSLSEDKFYNMLLMRMCRYVRTSPEHEEEEETHCAKDHGINGNGSNGVLEEGSPSEMETDEQDEESSQDQELPSENDNSQSEESVGGDNDLENGIGPEQTCKGHQCVGHKKRLFTFQFNNMGKTDFSYIKEEPRQIRFDDGHLRLSDRSYLSLDWEPELKNNYFDDSAAEDFEKHESMEYKPQKKAFFKLKDCIELFTTKEKLGAEDPWYCPNCKQHQQATKKLDLWSLPPVLVVHLKRFSYSRYMRDKLDSLVDFPISDLDMSEFLINPNAGPCRYDLIAVSNHYGGMGGGHYTAFAKNKDDNKWFYFDDSSVSPASEEQIVSKAAYVLFYQRQDTISGTGYFALDREDQDAATALGASAQSDEDLIENNDNDNDNEEHDLNNEICMHTN; from the exons ATGTTTGTGAAGCACTGCAAAGTGGAGGTCTATCTCACAGAACTGAAGCTATGTGAGGATGGCAACATGGACAATGTTGTAACAAGACGGTTTAGTAAAGCAGACACGATAG ATACCATTGAAAAAGAGATGAGGAAAATGTTCAGTATACCCGATGAAAAGGAAACTCGGTTGTGGAACAAGTACATGAGCAACACGTTTGAGCCTCTGAATAAACCTGACAGCACCATTCAAGATGCTGGTCTCTACCAAGGACAG GTTCTTGTAATAGAGCAAAAAAATGAGGATGGAACGTGGCCAAGAGGCTCTTCTACACCCAA gtCATCAGGTGCTTCCAATCTTTCAACTTTACCAAAGATCTCTCCCTCATCTCTAACAAACAATTATAACAGCTTCAACAACAGAAA TGTAAAAAACTCAAACTACTGTATCCCGTCATATCCTCCATATAACAGCTATGACTATTCAGAGCCAGGAAGACACAATGAgcaggctggcctgtgtggccTCTGTAACCTGGGGAACACTTGCTTTATGAACTCTGCTGTCCAG TGTTTAAGCAATATACCTCCACTCACGGAATACTTCCTCAAAGATAAATACCAGGATGAACTCAACATGGACAACCCTTTGGGAATGCGAGGTGAAATAGCCAAAGTGTACGCAGAACTGATCAAGCAAATATGGTCGGGAAAATACAGCTATGTTACCCCAAGGCCTTTTAAG aCGCAAGTTGGCAGGTTTGCACCTCAGTTTTCAGGCTACCAGCAGCAAGACTCTCAAGAGCTCCTGGCTTTTCTTCTTGATGGGCTACACGAAGATCTCAACAGAATAAGAAAAAAGCCATACATCCAGCTGAAAGATGCAGAGGGGAGACCAGATAAG GTTGTTGCTGAGGAAGCCTGGGAAAATCATATAAAAAGGAATGATTCGATCATTGTGGATATATTCCATGGACTCTTCAAATCTACCTTAGTCTGTCCTGTGTGTTCCAAAGTTTCAGTGACCTTTGACCCTTTCTGTTACCTGACACTTCCTCTCCCCATGAAAAAAGAACGCACTCTGGAGGTCTATCTGGTCAGATTGGATCCCCTTGCAAAACCAATGCAG TACAAACTGATTGTACCCAAGGTTGGGTACATTTCAGACCTCTGTGCTTCTCTCTCTGCTTTATCTGGTGTACCTGCAGACAAG ATGATTGTAACAGATATATACAACCATCGATTTCATAGAATATTTGCTACGAATGAAAATTTAAGTAGTATCATGGAACGGGATGACATTTATGT CTTTGAAATAGCTGTAAACCGGGTCGAGGACACCGAGCATGTTGTCATCCCTGTTCATCTGCGGGAGAAATACCGGCAGTCAGGTTACAACCACACCAGCTCGCCTTTGTTCGGGCAGCCCTTCCTCATCACGGTGCCCAGGAGCCTCAGTGAGGACAAGTTCTACAACATGCTGCTCATGAGGATGTG CCGATATGTTAGAACCTCACCAGAGcacgaggaggaggaagagacgCACTGTGCCAAAGACCACGGGATCAACGGCAATGGCAGCAACGGCGTGCTGGAGGAGGGCTCACCGA GTGAGATGGAGACGGACGAACAGGATGAGGAGTCCAGTCAGGACCAGGAGCTCCCTTCTGAGAATGAcaacagccaatcagaggaGTCCGTGGGTGGAGACAATGACCTGGAGAACGGGATTGGTCCAGAACAAACATGCAAAGGACATCAGTGTGTGGGACACAAAAAACGACTTTTTACATTCCAGTTCAATAACATGGGCAAAACAGACTTCAGCTACATCAAAGAGGAACCCAGGCAGATTCGGTTTGATGATGGGCATCTGAGGCTCAGCG ATAGGTCGTATCTCTCTTTGGACTGGGAGCCTGAACTGAAGAACAACTACTTTGATGACAGTGCAGCGGAG GATTTTGAGAAGCATGAAAGCATGGAGTATAAACCTCAGAAAAAGGCctttttcaaattgaaagactGCATTGAGCTCTTCACTACAAAGGAGAAACTAGGAGCAGAAGATCCATG GTACTGTCCAAACTGTAAACAACACCAGCAAGCCACAAAGAAGCTGGACCTGTGGTCTCTGCCCCCTGTGCTCGTAGTGCACCTCAAGCGCTTCTCCTACAGCCGCTACATGAGGGACAAGCTGGACTCCCTGGTGGATTTCCCTATAAG TGATTTGGACATGTCCGAGTTCCTGATCAATCCCAATGCTGGCCCTTGTCGATATGATCTGATCGCTGTTTCTAATCATTATGGAGGAATGGGTGGTGGACACT ATACCGCCTTTGCTAAGAATAAAGATGACAACAAGTGGTTCTACTTTGATGACAGTAGCGTTTCCCCTGCATCTGAGGAGCAAATAGTG TCAAAGGCTGCGTACGTGCTGTTCTACCAGAGGCAGGACACAATAAGTGGCACTGGTTACTTCGCACTGGATCGAGAAGACCAGGACGCCGCCACGGCTCTGGGAGCTAGTGCTCAGAGCGACGAGGACTTGATTGAGAACAATGACAACGACAATGACAATGAGGAGCATGATCTAAATAACGAAATCTGTATGCACACTAACTGA